In Sphingomonas sp. Leaf357, a single genomic region encodes these proteins:
- the carB gene encoding carbamoyl-phosphate synthase large subunit, which translates to MPKRTDISSILVIGAGPIVIGQACEFDYSGTQAIKALREEGYRIVLVNSNPATIMTDPELADATYVEPITPEIVAKIIAKERPDAVLPTMGGQTALNTALALFNDGTLEKYGVQMIGADAEAIDKAEDRQKFRDAMDRIGLESARSMVAHTLDEAMAGLAHTGLPAIIRPSFTMGGSGGGIAYNREEFEAIVRSGLDASPTTEVLIEESLLGWKEYEMEVVRDRNDNCIIICSIENVDPMGVHTGDSITVAPALTLTDKEYQIMRNASIAVLREIGVETGGSNVQFAVNPKDGRLIVIEMNPRVSRSSALASKATGFPIAKVAAKLAVGYTLDEITNDITGATPASFEPTIDYVVTKIPRFAFEKFKGAEPILSTAMKSVGEVMAIGRNIHESMQKALRGLETGLSGFNMVEALARAPREEIEAALARATPDRLLVAAQALREGFTVAEVHAIAKFDPWFLDRIAEIIAAEEQVCRHGLPIEAAGLRKLKAMGFSDKRLAYLALKSVNLRGMERGIARGSGLIHDAVVAMSGGVTEEEVRALRHRLDVRPVFKRIDTCAAEFDAKTPYMYSTYEAPSFGAPEDESHPSDRRKIVILGGGPNRIGQGIEFDYCCCHACFALGDAGYETIMVNCNPETVSTDYDTSDRLYFEPLTAEDVLEILHVEQQSGTLVGVIVQFGGQTPLNLARALEAEGIPILGTSPDAIDLAEDRERFSALVTKLGLLQPANGLARSRDEAVAAAERIGYPVLMRPSYVLGGRAMEVVDSLQQLDDYIQTAVQVSGDSPVLIDQYLRDAIEVDVDAICDGTDVTVAGVLQHIEEAGVHSGDSACSIPPYSLSPEIIAEIERQTVALAHALSVVGLMNIQFAVKDGLVYLIEVNPRASRTVPFVAKAIGAPIAKIAARVMAGEKLANLPKIDRHIDYYAVKEAVFPFNRFPGVDPVLSPEMKSTGEVMGIDRSFPVAFYKAELGAGTVLPKSGTVFVSVKPSDKPVILPAVTLLAEQGFRIIATDGTAAFLTTNGVAVERINKVGQGRPHIVDRMKDGDIDLVFNTTEGWQSLKDSQPIRAAALMQKIPHFTTAAASVEAAQAITALANHALEVMPLQSYYSHSHT; encoded by the coding sequence ATGCCAAAACGTACCGACATTTCCTCCATCCTCGTCATCGGCGCGGGGCCGATCGTGATCGGGCAGGCGTGCGAGTTCGATTATTCGGGTACGCAGGCGATCAAGGCGCTGCGCGAGGAGGGCTATCGCATCGTCCTGGTCAATTCGAACCCGGCGACGATCATGACCGACCCGGAACTGGCGGACGCGACCTATGTCGAGCCGATCACGCCGGAGATCGTGGCGAAGATCATCGCCAAGGAGCGCCCCGATGCGGTGTTGCCGACGATGGGCGGGCAGACCGCGCTGAACACCGCGTTGGCGCTGTTCAACGACGGGACGCTGGAGAAATACGGCGTGCAGATGATCGGCGCGGATGCCGAGGCGATCGACAAGGCGGAGGACCGGCAGAAATTCCGCGACGCGATGGATCGCATCGGCCTGGAAAGCGCGCGATCGATGGTCGCGCATACGCTGGACGAGGCGATGGCGGGGCTGGCGCATACCGGCCTGCCCGCAATCATCCGGCCGAGCTTCACGATGGGCGGATCGGGCGGCGGCATCGCCTACAACCGCGAGGAATTCGAGGCGATCGTTCGCTCAGGGCTGGATGCCTCGCCGACGACCGAGGTGCTGATCGAAGAGTCGCTGCTCGGCTGGAAAGAATATGAGATGGAGGTCGTGCGGGATCGCAACGACAATTGCATCATCATCTGTTCGATCGAGAACGTCGATCCGATGGGCGTGCATACCGGCGATTCCATCACCGTCGCGCCGGCACTGACGCTGACCGACAAGGAATATCAGATCATGCGCAACGCGAGCATCGCGGTGCTGCGTGAAATCGGCGTGGAAACAGGCGGTTCCAACGTGCAATTCGCGGTCAATCCGAAGGATGGCCGGCTGATCGTGATCGAGATGAACCCGCGCGTGTCGCGCTCGTCGGCGCTCGCGTCCAAGGCGACCGGCTTCCCGATCGCCAAGGTCGCGGCGAAGCTGGCGGTAGGGTACACGCTGGACGAGATCACCAACGACATCACCGGCGCGACTCCGGCAAGCTTCGAGCCGACGATCGATTATGTCGTGACGAAGATCCCGCGCTTCGCGTTCGAGAAGTTCAAGGGGGCCGAACCGATCCTGTCGACCGCGATGAAGAGCGTCGGCGAAGTGATGGCGATCGGGCGGAATATTCACGAGTCGATGCAAAAGGCGCTGCGGGGCCTGGAGACCGGGCTGAGCGGCTTCAACATGGTCGAAGCGCTGGCCCGCGCGCCGCGCGAGGAGATCGAGGCGGCGCTGGCACGGGCGACGCCGGACCGGTTGCTGGTCGCGGCACAGGCGCTGCGCGAAGGCTTCACCGTCGCCGAAGTGCATGCGATCGCGAAGTTCGATCCGTGGTTCCTGGATCGCATCGCCGAGATCATCGCCGCCGAGGAGCAGGTCTGCCGCCATGGCCTGCCGATCGAGGCGGCGGGCTTACGCAAGCTGAAGGCGATGGGCTTCAGCGACAAGCGGCTGGCCTATCTCGCGCTGAAATCGGTCAATCTGCGCGGCATGGAGCGCGGGATCGCGCGGGGCTCGGGGTTGATCCACGATGCGGTGGTCGCGATGAGCGGCGGCGTGACCGAGGAGGAGGTGCGTGCGTTGCGCCACCGGCTCGACGTGCGCCCCGTGTTCAAGCGGATCGACACCTGCGCGGCGGAATTCGATGCCAAGACGCCGTACATGTACTCGACCTACGAGGCGCCGAGCTTCGGTGCGCCGGAGGATGAAAGTCATCCGTCCGACCGGCGCAAGATCGTGATCCTGGGCGGCGGGCCGAACCGGATCGGACAGGGGATCGAGTTCGATTACTGCTGCTGCCACGCGTGCTTCGCGCTCGGCGACGCGGGCTATGAGACGATCATGGTCAATTGTAATCCGGAGACGGTGTCGACCGACTACGACACATCCGACCGGCTGTATTTCGAGCCGCTGACCGCCGAGGACGTGCTGGAAATCCTGCATGTCGAGCAGCAGTCCGGCACGCTGGTGGGCGTGATCGTGCAGTTCGGTGGGCAGACGCCGCTCAATCTGGCGCGCGCACTGGAGGCGGAGGGCATCCCGATTCTCGGCACGAGCCCGGACGCGATCGATCTGGCGGAGGACCGCGAGCGCTTCTCGGCGCTGGTGACGAAGCTGGGCCTGTTGCAGCCGGCCAATGGCCTTGCGCGGAGCCGCGACGAGGCGGTCGCGGCGGCGGAGCGGATCGGATATCCGGTGCTGATGCGCCCGAGCTACGTATTGGGCGGACGCGCGATGGAGGTGGTGGATTCGCTCCAGCAGCTCGATGATTACATCCAGACGGCGGTGCAGGTGTCTGGCGACTCGCCGGTTTTGATCGATCAATATCTCCGCGACGCGATCGAGGTGGATGTGGATGCGATCTGCGACGGCACGGACGTGACCGTCGCGGGGGTGCTCCAGCATATCGAAGAGGCCGGCGTGCATTCGGGCGATTCGGCCTGTTCGATCCCGCCTTATTCGTTGTCGCCCGAGATCATCGCGGAGATCGAGCGGCAGACGGTGGCATTGGCCCATGCGCTGTCGGTGGTCGGGCTGATGAACATCCAGTTCGCGGTCAAGGACGGACTGGTCTATCTGATCGAGGTGAACCCACGGGCCAGCCGGACGGTGCCGTTCGTCGCCAAGGCGATCGGCGCGCCGATCGCCAAGATCGCGGCTCGGGTGATGGCGGGGGAAAAGCTGGCCAATCTGCCCAAGATCGACCGCCACATCGATTATTATGCCGTGAAGGAAGCGGTGTTCCCGTTCAACCGCTTCCCCGGGGTCGACCCGGTGCTGTCTCCGGAAATGAAATCCACCGGCGAAGTGATGGGGATCGATCGATCTTTCCCGGTCGCCTTCTACAAGGCGGAACTCGGGGCGGGGACGGTGCTGCCGAAATCGGGCACGGTGTTCGTATCGGTCAAGCCGAGCGACAAGCCGGTGATCCTGCCCGCCGTGACTTTGCTGGCCGAGCAGGGCTTCAGGATCATCGCCACCGATGGGACGGCAGCGTTCCTGACCACCAACGGCGTGGCGGTGGAGCGGATCAACAAGGTGGGGCAGGGGCGGCCGCATATCGTCGACCGGATGAAGGACGGCGATATCGACCTGGTGTTCAACACGACGGAAGGCTGGCAGAGCCTGAAGGACTCGCAACCGATCCGCGCCGCGGCGCTGATGCAGAAGATCCCGCACTTCACCACGGCGGCCGCGAGTGTCGAGGCGGCACAGGCGATTACCGCTCTTGCAAACCACGCGCTTGAAGTAATGCCTCTGCAATCCTATTATTCGCACTCGCACACTTAA
- the greA gene encoding transcription elongation factor GreA: MATVEKMPMLQEGYEKLNADLKRLKAERPTIVDAIEEARAHGDLSENAEYHAAKERQGQIEASISDIEDKLSRAQVIDPKELSGDKVVFGATVTLLDEDDKEATYQIVGQTEADAKGGRISYNSPLGRALIGRKVDEEVEVTVPAGDRWYSVAKIEFI, from the coding sequence ATGGCGACCGTCGAAAAGATGCCGATGCTGCAAGAAGGCTATGAAAAGCTCAATGCGGATCTGAAACGGCTGAAAGCGGAGCGCCCGACCATCGTCGACGCGATCGAGGAAGCACGCGCGCACGGCGACCTCTCGGAAAACGCGGAATATCATGCCGCCAAGGAGCGCCAGGGCCAGATCGAGGCGTCGATCAGCGACATCGAGGACAAACTGTCCCGTGCGCAGGTGATCGATCCCAAGGAATTGTCGGGGGACAAGGTGGTGTTCGGCGCCACGGTCACGCTGCTCGACGAGGACGACAAGGAAGCGACGTACCAGATCGTCGGCCAGACCGAGGCGGATGCCAAGGGTGGGCGCATCTCGTACAACTCGCCGCTCGGACGGGCGCTGATCGGCCGCAAGGTGGACGAAGAGGTCGAAGTGACCGTGCCCGCCGGCGACCGCTGGTATTCGGTCGCCAAGATCGAGTTCATCTAA
- a CDS encoding rhomboid family intramembrane serine protease, with amino-acid sequence MHLPRGRVTDALVAFAVFAAVMVIAVLGSQIAAIQYGFIPQDFLGGGWDGDPVRAWLSPLASAFIARDVLSAAFNIVLLLITGRYVEKALRPAGLLIVVVVGIYASALARLLLTPGSVLPGAGLDPAVFALIGAYFMLYGLPAALPIGAGQSRAVRIAMLAGIWFAIQAVFMVISQSFEMSLTFVEPIGALVAGMAIAQPLLKWQYRRA; translated from the coding sequence GTGCATCTTCCGCGCGGGCGCGTTACCGATGCGCTCGTCGCCTTCGCCGTCTTCGCAGCGGTGATGGTGATCGCCGTGCTGGGCAGCCAGATCGCTGCGATTCAATACGGCTTCATTCCGCAGGATTTTCTGGGCGGGGGCTGGGACGGCGATCCGGTGCGCGCGTGGCTGTCACCGCTCGCGTCCGCGTTCATCGCGCGGGACGTGCTGTCGGCGGCATTCAACATCGTGCTGCTGCTGATTACCGGGCGCTACGTCGAAAAGGCGTTGCGGCCGGCCGGGTTGCTGATCGTGGTGGTCGTCGGGATCTATGCCAGCGCGCTGGCGCGCCTCCTACTGACGCCGGGATCCGTGCTGCCGGGTGCTGGTCTCGATCCGGCGGTGTTCGCGCTGATCGGGGCGTATTTCATGCTGTATGGCTTGCCGGCCGCCCTGCCGATCGGGGCGGGTCAAAGCCGTGCGGTGCGGATCGCGATGCTGGCGGGGATTTGGTTCGCGATCCAAGCGGTCTTCATGGTGATATCGCAAAGTTTCGAGATGTCGTTGACGTTCGTCGAACCGATCGGCGCGCTAGTGGCCGGAATGGCCATCGCTCAGCCGTTGCTGAAATGGCAATACCGCCGGGCTTAA
- a CDS encoding DUF4170 domain-containing protein, whose product MSKLHLVFGGRVSDPQTLDFDDLNSIDVVGMFPDYKSAEKAWRAAAQRTVDDAEMKYVVVHLHRLVQPDLIAKP is encoded by the coding sequence ATGAGCAAACTCCACCTCGTTTTCGGCGGCCGCGTCAGCGACCCGCAGACGCTCGACTTCGACGATCTCAATTCGATCGACGTCGTTGGCATGTTTCCCGATTACAAGAGCGCCGAAAAGGCCTGGCGCGCCGCCGCTCAGCGCACCGTCGACGATGCCGAGATGAAGTATGTCGTCGTCCATCTGCACCGTCTCGTGCAGCCCGATCTCATCGCCAAGCCCTGA
- a CDS encoding DUF3618 domain-containing protein — translation MSDGPVHQRIVEIAEARSTAARARLANTLSLLQSRLSPKALAQEAASNLIAKGQEIASDGVDAAKRHPFRIAGALAAAGVVLARRPLSRLLTRSGHATPADRNSLNSQHHPTPAKAAARRKPE, via the coding sequence ATGAGCGACGGCCCGGTCCACCAGCGGATCGTAGAGATCGCCGAAGCGCGCTCCACCGCGGCCCGTGCAAGGCTGGCGAACACGCTTTCGTTGCTGCAATCGCGCCTCAGCCCCAAGGCCCTGGCGCAGGAAGCCGCCAGCAACCTGATCGCCAAGGGTCAGGAGATCGCCAGCGATGGCGTGGACGCCGCCAAAAGGCACCCCTTCAGGATCGCGGGAGCGCTGGCGGCGGCTGGCGTCGTATTGGCCCGCCGTCCCCTGTCGCGCCTTCTGACGCGCAGCGGCCATGCAACCCCTGCCGATCGAAACAGTTTGAACTCACAGCACCATCCCACCCCAGCCAAGGCCGCCGCCAGAAGGAAGCCAGAATGA
- a CDS encoding phage holin family protein, whose translation MDQPPSESIGELLSRLVEDLRESTRAEVALYRAQILGWLAQAKIVATYGIIALLLLNSAVIALFVGLLLILQHHLGPIWATVIVVLGTLALVAVFGWLAARHVKRLISQRMPK comes from the coding sequence TTGGATCAGCCTCCGTCGGAAAGCATCGGCGAATTGCTCAGCCGGCTGGTCGAGGACCTGCGGGAATCGACCAGGGCCGAAGTCGCTTTGTATCGCGCGCAGATCCTCGGCTGGCTCGCCCAGGCGAAGATCGTCGCGACCTACGGCATCATCGCTCTGCTGTTGCTCAATTCGGCGGTGATCGCGCTGTTCGTCGGGCTGCTGTTGATCCTGCAACATCATCTCGGGCCGATCTGGGCAACCGTCATCGTCGTGCTCGGCACGTTGGCGCTCGTCGCGGTCTTCGGCTGGCTCGCGGCGCGCCACGTGAAGCGTCTCATCTCGCAAAGGATGCCGAAATGA
- the eno gene encoding phosphopyruvate hydratase: MTAIIDLHARQIIDSRGNPTVEVDVMLEDGSFGRAAVPSGASTGAHEAVERRDGDAGKWLGKGVQGAVDAVNGEIADAVLGIDAEDQADVDRAMIALDGTENKGRLGANAILGVSLATAKAAADARGLPLYRYVGGVAAHVLPVPMMNIINGGEHADNPIDFQEFMIVPVGADTLFDAVRCGSEIFHTLKKGLHDKGLATSVGDEGGFAPNIASTTDALDFIMSSIEKAGYKPGEDVMVALDCAATEFYKDGIYNISGEGKLLSSGEMAEYLADLTRRYPIFSIEDGMAEDDWAGWKALTGLIGDKVQLVGDDLFVTNPKRLKRGIEEKTANSILIKVNQIGSLTETLEAVSMANRAAYTAVMSHRSGETEDATIADLAVATNCGQIKTGSLARSDRLAKYNQLIRIEEELGDAAVYAGRSVLRAR, encoded by the coding sequence GTGACCGCAATCATCGACCTGCACGCCCGCCAGATCATCGACAGCCGCGGGAATCCGACGGTCGAGGTGGACGTCATGCTGGAGGATGGCAGCTTCGGACGTGCGGCGGTGCCGTCCGGCGCGTCGACCGGAGCGCACGAGGCGGTCGAGCGGCGTGATGGCGACGCGGGCAAGTGGCTCGGCAAGGGCGTGCAGGGCGCGGTGGATGCGGTGAACGGCGAGATCGCCGACGCCGTGCTGGGCATCGATGCCGAGGACCAGGCGGACGTCGATCGGGCGATGATCGCGCTGGACGGAACGGAGAACAAGGGCCGGCTGGGTGCGAATGCGATCCTGGGCGTGAGCCTTGCCACGGCGAAGGCGGCGGCGGATGCGCGCGGGTTGCCGCTGTACCGCTATGTCGGTGGCGTGGCGGCGCACGTGCTGCCGGTGCCGATGATGAACATCATCAATGGCGGCGAACATGCCGACAACCCGATCGATTTCCAGGAATTCATGATCGTGCCGGTCGGCGCGGACACGCTGTTCGACGCGGTGCGCTGCGGCTCGGAGATCTTCCACACGCTGAAGAAGGGCCTGCACGACAAGGGGCTGGCGACGTCGGTCGGCGACGAGGGCGGCTTCGCGCCGAACATCGCCAGCACGACCGATGCGCTGGACTTCATCATGTCCTCGATCGAGAAGGCCGGGTACAAGCCGGGCGAGGACGTGATGGTCGCGCTGGATTGCGCGGCGACCGAATTCTACAAGGACGGCATCTACAACATTTCGGGCGAGGGCAAATTGCTCTCCAGCGGCGAGATGGCGGAGTATTTGGCCGATCTGACGCGACGCTACCCGATCTTCTCGATCGAGGATGGCATGGCTGAGGACGATTGGGCCGGGTGGAAGGCGCTGACCGGTCTGATCGGGGACAAGGTGCAACTGGTCGGCGACGATCTGTTCGTCACCAATCCGAAGCGCCTGAAGCGGGGCATCGAGGAGAAGACCGCCAATTCGATCCTGATCAAGGTCAACCAGATCGGCAGCCTGACCGAGACGCTGGAGGCGGTATCGATGGCCAATCGCGCGGCCTACACCGCCGTGATGTCGCACCGCTCGGGCGAAACCGAAGATGCGACGATCGCCGATCTCGCGGTCGCGACCAATTGCGGACAGATCAAGACAGGTTCGCTCGCCCGGTCCGACCGGTTGGCGAAGTACAACCAGTTGATCCGGATCGAGGAAGAGCTGGGCGACGCGGCGGTCTATGCCGGGCGCAGCGTGCTACGCGCGCGCTGA
- a CDS encoding FtsB family cell division protein yields the protein MAKRSTFNVMLRRAIVPAVAVIVIAGLGAYTIFGPNGARAYGDVKRKLAVSEVRLAALSAKRAEWQNKVALVDPRKADPDMVDELTRKKLNVVHPDEMIVPLN from the coding sequence ATGGCAAAGCGTTCCACCTTCAACGTCATGCTCCGTCGCGCGATCGTGCCGGCGGTGGCGGTGATCGTGATCGCGGGCCTCGGCGCGTATACGATCTTCGGACCGAACGGCGCGCGTGCCTATGGCGACGTGAAGCGCAAGCTGGCGGTGAGCGAAGTGCGGCTCGCGGCGCTTTCGGCGAAGCGCGCGGAGTGGCAGAACAAGGTCGCGCTGGTCGATCCGCGCAAGGCGGACCCGGACATGGTGGACGAGTTGACGCGCAAGAAGCTCAACGTCGTGCATCCCGACGAGATGATCGTTCCGCTGAACTGA
- a CDS encoding alpha/beta fold hydrolase, protein MPYIKTRDGTDLYVKDWGSGRPVVLIHGWPLSADSWDAQAMALAEAGFRAIAYDRRGFGRSGQPWSGYDYDTLSDDLADVLKETGADSDATLVGFSMGGGEVARYMSRHEGKGVIAAGLISSVVPYMLKTEDNPNGVPEETLQGITDGIKKDRFGFWTSFFKDFFGVGMISSPVSEEAVQWAWRTTMQAGLKPILQCAASFGHTDFRGDLPAFRVPTLVVHGTADKTVPIDATGREAAKGISGAQLVEYDGAPHGLTITESDRFTNDLLTFLGRGRDDVRSDREAQLITD, encoded by the coding sequence ATGCCCTACATCAAGACGCGCGACGGCACCGATCTCTACGTCAAGGATTGGGGCAGCGGTCGCCCGGTCGTGCTGATCCACGGTTGGCCGCTCTCCGCCGACAGCTGGGATGCGCAGGCCATGGCGCTGGCCGAAGCCGGCTTCCGCGCCATCGCCTACGACCGGCGCGGCTTCGGTCGGTCCGGTCAGCCGTGGAGCGGTTACGATTACGACACGCTCTCGGACGATCTGGCGGACGTCCTGAAGGAAACCGGAGCGGACAGCGACGCGACACTGGTCGGCTTCTCGATGGGTGGCGGCGAAGTCGCCCGCTACATGAGCCGCCACGAGGGGAAGGGCGTGATCGCCGCCGGCCTGATCTCGTCGGTCGTTCCGTACATGCTCAAGACCGAGGACAATCCCAACGGGGTGCCGGAGGAAACGCTGCAAGGCATTACCGACGGCATCAAGAAGGACCGGTTCGGGTTCTGGACCAGCTTCTTCAAGGACTTCTTCGGCGTCGGCATGATCTCCTCGCCGGTCAGCGAGGAAGCGGTGCAATGGGCGTGGCGCACGACCATGCAGGCCGGCCTCAAGCCGATCCTTCAATGCGCCGCATCCTTCGGCCATACGGATTTCCGTGGCGACCTGCCGGCCTTCCGCGTACCGACACTCGTCGTCCACGGCACCGCCGACAAGACGGTCCCGATCGACGCTACCGGCCGCGAGGCGGCCAAGGGTATCTCGGGCGCGCAACTGGTGGAATATGACGGCGCGCCGCACGGCCTGACCATCACCGAAAGCGACCGCTTCACCAACGATCTGCTGACGTTCCTCGGACGCGGACGCGATGACGTCCGTAGCGACCGCGAAGCGCAGTTGATCACGGACTAA
- a CDS encoding DUF885 domain-containing protein produces the protein MRIKWLGGIALLALAAGVPSASGGAGAQVGTPADLPLPTASWAGFRDAFIKDWFKLDPANAVYQGRHDFDGKLADWSSAGLKRQGDFLKAAILKARGFKALSGQDAFERDYLINVAEGKLFWLEDADQPHTNPAWYIGNGLDPNVYVARNYADAPTRMKAMIAFLQRVPGAAANIRANLKTPLPLSFIAYGVAGFGGFADYYTGDAKKAFASVADPKLQGEFDQASVAASKAMKDLAAWLESQRPTATQGFALGAARFSRMVKMTEGVDVPMATLEQAGKADLARNQQALKAACQQFAPGATIPVCMDKMNANKPEGGPVAEARRQIPELTAFVTAHDIVTIPDKEKALVEESPPYNRQNSAYIDPPGPFEKGVPSIYYISPPDPAWSKAEQDGFIPGKMDLLFTFVHEVMPGHFLQFRHANASPSLFGRLFVGYAFAEGWAHYAEEMMWDAGLHAGDPETHVGQLSNALLRDCRFLSAIGMHSGTMTQEQSRRMFVEQCYQDEGNAKQQSARGTYDPAYLNYTMGKLLIRKLRDDWTATRGGRKAWKAFHDAFLQYGGPPIPLVRKAMLGGDGKAVF, from the coding sequence ATGCGGATCAAATGGCTCGGTGGGATCGCGCTGCTGGCGCTGGCGGCGGGGGTGCCTTCGGCTTCCGGCGGGGCCGGGGCGCAGGTCGGCACGCCGGCCGATCTGCCGCTGCCGACGGCCAGTTGGGCGGGCTTCCGCGATGCCTTTATCAAGGATTGGTTCAAGCTGGATCCGGCGAACGCGGTGTATCAGGGACGGCACGATTTCGACGGCAAGCTGGCCGACTGGAGCTCGGCCGGGCTGAAGCGGCAGGGCGATTTCTTGAAGGCGGCAATCCTGAAGGCGCGCGGGTTCAAGGCCCTGTCCGGGCAGGACGCGTTCGAGCGCGATTACCTGATCAATGTCGCGGAGGGCAAACTGTTCTGGCTGGAGGATGCCGACCAGCCGCACACCAATCCGGCCTGGTATATCGGCAACGGGCTCGATCCGAACGTCTATGTCGCGCGCAACTATGCCGATGCGCCGACGCGGATGAAGGCGATGATCGCGTTTCTGCAACGTGTGCCGGGTGCCGCGGCCAACATCCGCGCCAATCTGAAGACGCCGTTGCCGCTGAGCTTCATCGCCTATGGCGTGGCCGGGTTCGGGGGCTTTGCGGATTATTATACCGGCGACGCGAAGAAGGCGTTCGCCAGCGTGGCGGACCCCAAGCTGCAGGGCGAGTTCGATCAGGCGTCGGTTGCGGCCTCGAAGGCGATGAAGGATCTGGCGGCGTGGCTGGAAAGCCAGAGGCCGACCGCCACGCAGGGCTTCGCGCTCGGTGCCGCGCGCTTCTCGCGGATGGTCAAGATGACCGAGGGCGTGGATGTGCCGATGGCCACGCTGGAACAGGCGGGCAAGGCCGATCTGGCGCGCAACCAGCAGGCGTTGAAGGCGGCATGCCAGCAATTCGCACCGGGTGCGACGATCCCCGTGTGCATGGACAAGATGAACGCCAACAAGCCGGAGGGCGGCCCGGTCGCCGAGGCGCGGCGGCAGATCCCCGAATTGACCGCGTTCGTGACCGCGCACGACATCGTCACGATCCCGGACAAGGAAAAGGCGCTGGTCGAGGAGAGCCCGCCCTATAACCGGCAGAACAGCGCGTATATCGATCCGCCGGGGCCGTTCGAGAAGGGCGTGCCGTCGATCTACTATATCTCCCCGCCAGATCCCGCCTGGAGCAAGGCCGAGCAGGACGGCTTCATCCCCGGCAAGATGGACCTGCTGTTCACCTTCGTCCACGAAGTGATGCCGGGGCATTTCCTGCAGTTCCGCCATGCCAACGCGTCGCCATCCTTGTTCGGGCGACTGTTCGTCGGATACGCCTTTGCCGAGGGCTGGGCGCATTATGCCGAGGAGATGATGTGGGATGCGGGCCTGCATGCCGGCGATCCCGAAACGCATGTCGGGCAGTTGTCCAACGCCCTGCTGCGCGACTGCCGCTTCCTGTCGGCGATCGGGATGCATTCGGGCACGATGACGCAGGAGCAATCACGCCGGATGTTCGTCGAGCAATGCTATCAGGACGAAGGCAATGCGAAGCAGCAATCGGCGCGGGGGACGTACGACCCGGCGTATCTCAACTATACGATGGGCAAGCTGCTGATCCGCAAATTGCGCGACGACTGGACCGCGACGCGGGGCGGGCGGAAGGCGTGGAAGGCGTTCCACGACGCGTTCCTGCAATATGGCGGGCCGCCGATCCCACTGGTGCGCAAGGCGATGCTGGGCGGAGATGGGAAGGCGGTGTTTTGA
- a CDS encoding DUF4760 domain-containing protein, giving the protein MSLENYIALGGVLLAFGIAIQQGTATRRSNRVSNTLDLLARYLEPEARAARFNVRSHLKLAADEGGNFQILSEAQRAQFASIASLFGLASLLDDKGEIDFQIILASFGDSIVTNFDRLRDYKKWRDSRHPGDNSLWLHFEQAARKAREAGYTSATEVLKVQ; this is encoded by the coding sequence ATGAGTTTAGAAAACTATATCGCTCTTGGCGGAGTGCTGTTGGCCTTCGGAATTGCTATTCAACAGGGCACTGCTACTCGTAGGTCTAACAGGGTGTCGAATACATTGGATCTTCTCGCGCGATATCTAGAACCGGAAGCACGTGCTGCTAGATTCAATGTGCGATCACACCTAAAGCTTGCTGCCGATGAAGGAGGAAATTTTCAAATTTTATCGGAAGCGCAACGTGCTCAATTCGCCAGCATTGCATCCCTATTTGGCTTGGCAAGTTTGCTCGATGATAAGGGAGAGATAGACTTTCAGATAATATTGGCCTCTTTTGGAGATAGCATCGTCACAAATTTCGACCGTCTGCGAGACTACAAAAAGTGGCGAGATTCCCGGCATCCTGGCGACAACAGCCTTTGGCTTCATTTTGAGCAGGCTGCTCGTAAAGCTCGCGAAGCAGGGTACACTAGTGCAACCGAAGTGTTGAAGGTTCAATAA